In Sinorhizobium mexicanum, one DNA window encodes the following:
- a CDS encoding FadR/GntR family transcriptional regulator: protein MDDVMLKLKPARRERLADVLYGQILEQIASGQMAEGAKLPSEARICRDFQVSRPVVREALMRLQADGLVVSRQGIGTFVKSRPSDKLTDFAASAEIASYLRAFEPRLALETECAGLAAMRRTKAQLNQIGDALAALEGALARGETGWEEDFSFHLAVAAAAGNELFSRLLEELGDILRGSMRMALSLTRQGSEDRRRRVLEEHRKIFTAISGQNRELARLYMRYHLTESRARITGSHGDL from the coding sequence TTGGACGACGTGATGTTGAAGCTGAAACCGGCGCGGCGAGAGCGCCTCGCCGATGTTCTTTACGGCCAGATCCTTGAGCAGATCGCGAGCGGCCAGATGGCCGAGGGGGCGAAATTGCCGTCGGAAGCCCGGATCTGCCGCGATTTCCAGGTCTCCCGGCCGGTTGTTCGCGAGGCGCTGATGCGGCTGCAGGCGGACGGCCTGGTGGTTTCGCGGCAGGGCATTGGAACCTTCGTCAAGTCGCGCCCGTCCGACAAGCTGACCGATTTTGCGGCCTCGGCCGAGATCGCCAGCTATCTTAGGGCCTTCGAACCGCGGCTCGCGCTTGAAACCGAGTGCGCGGGACTGGCCGCGATGCGCCGGACCAAGGCCCAGCTCAACCAGATCGGCGACGCGCTGGCGGCGCTGGAGGGCGCTCTTGCCCGCGGTGAGACAGGCTGGGAGGAGGATTTCTCTTTCCATCTCGCCGTTGCCGCAGCCGCGGGCAATGAGCTTTTTTCGCGTCTCCTGGAAGAGCTTGGCGATATTCTGCGGGGCTCGATGCGCATGGCGCTCAGCCTGACGCGGCAGGGATCGGAGGACCGGCGGCGCCGCGTTCTCGAAGAGCACCGCAAGATATTCACGGCGATTTCTGGCCAGAACCGCGAGCTCGCACGTCTTTACATGCGCTACCACCTGACGGAATCCAGGGCCCGCATCACGGGATCTCATGGTGATCTCTAG
- a CDS encoding NAD-dependent epimerase/dehydratase family protein translates to MTTRLLVTGAGGALGRHVRHGLKGCVEVLRLSDIADLAPAEDGEEVVRCDLADRQAVEDLARDCDTVLHLGAISVEADFDGLLQANILGTYNLYEAARKAGVRRIIFASTNHVTGFHRIGETLDHTSPRRPDSLYGVSKCFGEDLARLYFDKYGLETACLRIGSCFPEPKNRRMLFTWLSPRDFLSLVRSLLEAPAIGYLVLYGASANRRAWWSNAHADFLGWRPMDSSEPFRQAIERREPADVSKCQGGRLATVKTHAGD, encoded by the coding sequence ATGACGACGCGGCTGCTGGTGACGGGAGCAGGAGGTGCCCTGGGCCGCCATGTCCGGCACGGCTTAAAAGGTTGTGTGGAGGTCCTGCGCCTCTCGGATATCGCCGATCTTGCCCCGGCCGAGGATGGCGAGGAAGTGGTCCGGTGCGACCTCGCCGACCGACAGGCCGTCGAGGATCTCGCGCGCGACTGCGATACGGTCCTGCACCTTGGCGCGATCTCCGTCGAAGCCGATTTCGACGGGCTGCTTCAGGCCAACATCCTCGGCACCTACAATCTTTACGAGGCAGCGCGAAAGGCGGGCGTCAGGCGGATCATCTTCGCAAGCACCAACCATGTGACAGGCTTTCATCGCATCGGCGAGACGCTCGACCACACCTCGCCTCGTCGGCCGGACAGTCTCTACGGCGTCAGCAAGTGCTTCGGCGAGGATCTTGCCCGGCTTTACTTCGACAAATACGGCCTGGAGACGGCTTGTCTCAGAATCGGCAGTTGCTTCCCCGAGCCGAAGAACCGGCGAATGCTTTTCACCTGGCTGAGCCCACGCGATTTCCTGTCGCTGGTGCGCAGCCTTCTCGAGGCTCCGGCCATCGGCTATCTGGTGCTCTACGGCGCCTCGGCGAACCGGCGTGCCTGGTGGTCGAACGCGCACGCCGATTTCCTCGGCTGGCGACCGATGGACAGCAGCGAGCCTTTTCGCCAGGCGATCGAACGCCGCGAGCCCGCGGACGTCAGCAAGTGCCAGGGCGGTCGCCTCGCCACGGTCAAGACCCACGCCGGGGATTAG
- the araD gene encoding L-arabinonate dehydratase, which translates to MTGRKKPEEFRSFRWFGVKDLRSFGHRSRLYQMGYDNAEIAGKPVIAIINTWSDINPCHAHLRTRAEEVKRGVWQAGGFPIELPAMSLAETYVKPTTMLYRNFLAMEVEELIRSHPVDGVVLLAGCDKTTPATIMGAIQVDLPTIFVPAGPMLRGNYRGQALGSGSDVWKYWAEKEAGRITEQEWNVMERGIARSFGTCMTMGTASTMTALADTLGLSLPGASAIPAADAGHSRMAALSGVRIVEMVFEDLKPSHILTAKAFENALTVHMAMAGSTNAMIHLIAMARRRGVDLTLEDFDRMSEKVPVLCNIRPTGEFLMEDFYYAGGLPALWKQLEPLLHLDERNVIGSIGEAIREAEVHLPDVIRPLDNPVAERGGTAILKGNLAPQGCVMKPAAADAHLLKHRGPALVFDDYDAMMKAVNDEDLDVTANTVLILRNAGPVGGPGMPEWGMLPIPKKLLKQGVRDMVRISDARMSGTSYGACILHVAPEAYVGGPLAAVRNGDIIALDVAERTLTLEINAEEIERRLSEWRPPERDYSRGFLKMHAENIQQAPEGCDFTFLQSPHKLPEPEIH; encoded by the coding sequence ATGACCGGACGCAAGAAGCCAGAGGAATTTCGAAGCTTTCGCTGGTTCGGCGTCAAGGACCTGCGTTCGTTCGGTCACAGGTCCAGGCTCTACCAGATGGGCTATGACAACGCGGAAATCGCCGGCAAGCCGGTCATCGCGATCATCAACACCTGGAGCGACATCAATCCGTGCCATGCGCATCTGCGCACCCGTGCCGAAGAGGTGAAACGCGGGGTGTGGCAGGCCGGCGGATTCCCGATCGAGCTGCCGGCGATGTCGCTGGCGGAAACCTACGTCAAGCCGACGACGATGCTTTACCGCAACTTCCTCGCGATGGAGGTGGAGGAGCTCATCCGGTCGCACCCGGTTGACGGCGTTGTGCTACTTGCCGGTTGCGACAAGACTACGCCGGCGACGATCATGGGCGCGATCCAGGTCGATCTTCCGACGATCTTCGTGCCGGCGGGACCGATGCTGCGGGGTAACTACCGCGGCCAGGCCCTGGGTTCGGGCTCCGACGTCTGGAAATACTGGGCGGAGAAAGAGGCAGGACGCATCACCGAGCAGGAGTGGAACGTCATGGAGCGCGGCATCGCCCGCTCCTTCGGCACCTGCATGACCATGGGCACGGCCTCGACGATGACGGCGCTCGCCGACACACTTGGTCTCTCACTGCCGGGTGCCTCGGCCATCCCGGCTGCCGACGCCGGCCATTCTCGCATGGCGGCGCTTTCCGGTGTGCGCATCGTCGAGATGGTTTTCGAAGACCTGAAGCCTTCGCACATCCTGACTGCCAAGGCGTTTGAAAACGCATTGACGGTGCACATGGCGATGGCCGGCTCGACCAATGCGATGATTCATCTGATTGCCATGGCGCGGCGACGCGGCGTCGACCTGACCTTGGAGGATTTCGATCGCATGTCGGAGAAGGTCCCGGTCCTCTGCAACATCCGCCCGACCGGCGAATTCCTGATGGAGGACTTTTACTATGCCGGCGGGCTGCCTGCGTTGTGGAAGCAACTCGAACCCTTGCTGCATCTCGACGAGCGCAACGTCATCGGCAGCATCGGTGAGGCGATCCGCGAGGCCGAGGTTCACCTGCCGGACGTGATCCGCCCACTCGATAACCCCGTTGCGGAGCGCGGCGGTACGGCGATCCTGAAGGGAAACCTTGCGCCGCAGGGCTGCGTCATGAAGCCTGCCGCGGCCGACGCTCACCTTCTCAAGCATCGCGGGCCTGCCCTCGTCTTCGACGATTACGACGCGATGATGAAGGCGGTGAACGACGAGGATCTTGATGTTACCGCCAACACGGTCCTCATCCTGCGCAATGCCGGTCCTGTCGGCGGACCGGGCATGCCGGAATGGGGAATGCTGCCGATCCCGAAGAAGCTGTTGAAACAGGGCGTGCGCGATATGGTGCGCATTTCGGATGCCCGGATGAGCGGCACGAGCTACGGCGCCTGCATCCTGCACGTCGCGCCGGAAGCATACGTCGGCGGGCCGCTGGCGGCGGTTCGCAATGGCGACATCATCGCCCTCGATGTCGCCGAGAGGACGCTCACACTGGAGATCAATGCGGAAGAAATCGAACGCCGGCTTTCCGAATGGCGACCGCCGGAGCGAGATTATTCGAGAGGCTTCCTGAAGATGCATGCGGAGAACATCCAGCAGGCCCCCGAAGGCTGCGACTTCACCTTCCTGCAATCGCCGCATAAGCTGCCCGAACCGGAAATTCATTAG
- a CDS encoding ABC transporter substrate-binding protein has protein sequence MLINRRTFMLGAAGATAGITLGSGGLRPTLAAEDVNLRAMWWGSNDRSKRTLSVAKLFQENNPGIAVVGESLSGDGYWTKLATQMAGRSIADVFQLEPNTISDYSKRGACLALDPFIASVLDVKGFGEDVLKLTTVDGKLWGIGLGLNSFALFYDADAFAKAGITPPGLDTTWSEYADIAVEMAKATGKGGGPYAARYTYVFDAWLRQRGSSLFNESGLGFGVEEAKEWYAYWEDLRKRGGTVGADIQTLDQNTIDTNCLALGYSAIGMAYSNQMVGYQLIMKSKLGIGMLPRAEKGGPSGHYYRPALIWSVGATTEHGEEAAKFISFFVNDVEAGKILGVERGVPMSPTVREAILPQLNPTEAETVKYINALKDQVGSYPPPAPLGATEFDHRVFRPIADELAFDRISVADAAERLVGEGKSTVRAG, from the coding sequence ATGCTGATCAATCGACGCACATTCATGCTCGGCGCGGCAGGCGCGACTGCTGGCATTACGCTTGGCTCCGGTGGCCTGCGGCCCACCCTTGCGGCAGAAGACGTAAATCTGCGCGCCATGTGGTGGGGCTCCAACGATCGTTCCAAGCGAACCTTGAGCGTTGCCAAGCTCTTCCAGGAGAACAACCCCGGCATCGCCGTTGTCGGCGAGAGTCTCAGCGGTGACGGCTACTGGACAAAGCTCGCGACCCAGATGGCCGGTCGCTCTATCGCGGATGTCTTCCAGCTCGAGCCCAATACGATCTCGGACTACTCGAAACGCGGCGCCTGCCTCGCCCTCGATCCGTTCATCGCTTCGGTGCTGGATGTGAAAGGTTTCGGTGAGGACGTGCTGAAGCTCACGACCGTAGACGGCAAGCTCTGGGGTATTGGCCTCGGCCTCAACTCCTTTGCACTGTTTTACGATGCCGATGCCTTCGCGAAAGCAGGCATCACCCCTCCGGGGCTTGATACCACCTGGTCGGAATACGCCGATATCGCGGTCGAGATGGCGAAGGCGACCGGCAAGGGTGGCGGGCCGTACGCCGCTCGCTACACCTATGTGTTCGACGCCTGGCTCAGGCAACGCGGCAGCAGTCTATTCAACGAAAGCGGATTGGGCTTCGGCGTCGAAGAGGCCAAGGAGTGGTATGCCTACTGGGAGGACCTGCGCAAGCGGGGCGGTACCGTGGGCGCCGACATCCAGACGCTCGATCAGAATACGATCGACACCAACTGCCTGGCGCTCGGCTATTCGGCGATCGGCATGGCCTATTCGAACCAGATGGTCGGCTACCAGCTCATCATGAAGAGCAAGCTCGGCATCGGCATGCTGCCACGAGCAGAGAAGGGCGGCCCCTCCGGTCACTATTATCGCCCTGCACTGATCTGGAGCGTCGGCGCCACCACGGAGCATGGCGAAGAAGCCGCCAAGTTCATCAGTTTCTTCGTCAACGACGTCGAAGCCGGCAAGATCCTCGGGGTCGAACGCGGCGTGCCGATGTCGCCTACAGTTCGCGAGGCAATCCTGCCGCAGCTCAACCCGACGGAAGCCGAAACGGTGAAATACATCAACGCGCTGAAGGACCAGGTCGGCAGCTATCCGCCCCCGGCACCGCTCGGAGCGACGGAGTTCGACCATCGCGTATTTCGACCGATCGCAGACGAGCTCGCGTTCGACCGCATATCGGTCGCGGACGCGGCCGAGCGTTTGGTCGGCGAGGGAAAGTCGACGGTCCGCGCCGGCTGA